The following proteins are co-located in the [Pasteurella] mairii genome:
- the fabG gene encoding 3-oxoacyl-ACP reductase — MQGKIALVTGATRGIGRAIAEELVAKGAFVLGTATSEKGAESISAYLGEKGKGFVLNVADEQSIESTLEKLKAEFGDIDILVNNAGITRDNLLMRMKDDEWFDILQTNLTSVYRLSKAMLRSMMKKRFGRIITIGSVVGSMGNPGQANYCAAKAGLIGFSKALAKEVASRGITVNVVAPGFIATDMTDVLTDEQKSGILANVPAGRLGEPVEIAKAVAFLASDDAAYITGTTLHVNGGMYMP, encoded by the coding sequence ATGCAAGGTAAAATCGCATTAGTAACTGGCGCAACGCGCGGTATTGGACGAGCTATTGCTGAAGAGTTAGTCGCAAAAGGGGCATTTGTGCTTGGGACGGCAACCTCAGAGAAAGGCGCCGAGAGCATTTCGGCGTATTTGGGAGAAAAGGGGAAAGGTTTCGTATTAAATGTTGCTGATGAGCAATCAATCGAAAGCACATTGGAAAAACTCAAAGCGGAATTTGGCGATATTGATATTTTGGTTAATAACGCTGGGATCACACGTGATAATCTCTTAATGCGTATGAAAGATGATGAATGGTTTGATATTCTACAGACCAATTTAACCTCCGTCTATCGTCTGTCTAAAGCAATGTTGCGCAGCATGATGAAAAAACGTTTTGGTCGTATTATTACTATTGGTTCCGTGGTCGGGTCTATGGGTAATCCGGGACAGGCGAATTATTGTGCAGCAAAAGCGGGGCTAATCGGTTTTAGTAAAGCGCTTGCTAAAGAAGTCGCTTCGCGTGGGATTACGGTGAATGTGGTCGCGCCGGGCTTTATTGCAACAGATATGACGGATGTATTAACTGATGAGCAAAAAAGCGGAATTTTAGCCAATGTGCCAGCTGGGCGTTTGGGAGAACCTGTGGAAATTGCAAAAGCAGTAGCATTTTTAGCCTCGGATGACGCGGCTTATATTACTGGGACGACATTACATGTTAATGGCGGAATGTATATGCCATAA